A single region of the Leisingera thetidis genome encodes:
- a CDS encoding ABC transporter substrate-binding protein has protein sequence MKKLLMATAAAALTAGTAYAGGHAKEVKLGILFGFTGPIESLTPAMASGAELAMEEVTKSGKLLDSATVTSVRADNGCVDNGLAVANAEKIISEGVNGIVGGDCSGVTGAVLQNVAIPNGMVMISPSASSPGLSTMEDNGLFFRTTPSDARQGQIMADVLNERGVSSIALTYTNNDYGKGLADSIQSAFEASGGTVTIVAAHEDGKGDYSAEVGSLASAGGDVLVVAGYLDQGGLGIIQGALDSGAFDKFGLPDGMIGDSLPANVGPDLDGSFGQIAGSDSEGSKIFAEMAKEAGFDGTSAYAPESYDAAALFLLAMQAANSTDAADYMGKILDVANAPGEPINPGELGKALEILAAGGEIDYQGATGVELIGPGESAGSYREVEVQGGKIETVKFR, from the coding sequence ATGAAGAAACTGCTGATGGCCACCGCGGCCGCTGCGCTGACGGCTGGCACCGCATATGCCGGCGGCCACGCCAAGGAAGTGAAACTGGGAATTCTGTTCGGATTCACCGGCCCGATTGAATCGCTGACGCCTGCAATGGCCAGCGGCGCGGAACTGGCCATGGAAGAAGTCACCAAGTCCGGCAAGCTGCTGGACAGCGCAACAGTCACCTCCGTGCGTGCCGACAACGGCTGCGTCGACAACGGTCTGGCTGTGGCAAACGCTGAGAAGATCATTTCTGAAGGCGTGAACGGCATTGTCGGCGGTGACTGCTCGGGGGTGACAGGCGCAGTTCTGCAGAATGTGGCTATTCCGAACGGCATGGTGATGATTTCGCCGTCGGCCAGCTCGCCCGGGCTGAGCACGATGGAAGACAACGGCCTGTTCTTCCGCACGACCCCGTCTGATGCGCGCCAAGGCCAGATCATGGCCGACGTCCTGAACGAGCGCGGCGTGTCCTCGATCGCCTTGACCTATACCAACAACGACTATGGCAAGGGCCTTGCGGATTCCATTCAATCCGCGTTTGAAGCCTCCGGCGGCACAGTCACAATCGTTGCGGCCCACGAAGACGGCAAAGGCGACTATTCCGCCGAAGTCGGGTCCCTGGCCTCGGCTGGCGGCGACGTTCTGGTCGTGGCCGGCTATTTGGATCAGGGCGGTCTGGGCATCATTCAAGGCGCGCTCGACAGCGGTGCCTTTGACAAATTCGGGCTGCCTGACGGCATGATTGGCGACTCCCTGCCCGCAAACGTCGGCCCGGACCTTGATGGCTCGTTTGGCCAGATTGCGGGATCGGACAGCGAAGGGTCCAAGATCTTCGCTGAAATGGCCAAGGAAGCGGGCTTTGACGGCACGTCGGCCTATGCCCCGGAATCCTATGACGCAGCTGCGTTGTTCCTGCTGGCCATGCAGGCTGCCAACTCCACTGACGCGGCAGATTACATGGGCAAGATCCTTGACGTTGCCAATGCCCCCGGCGAGCCGATCAACCCCGGCGAGCTGGGCAAGGCACTGGAAATTCTCGCCGCCGGCGGTGAGATCGACTATCAGGGCGCGACCGGCGTTGAGCTGATCGGCCCCGGTGAGAGCGCTGGCTCCTACCGTGAAGTCGAAGTTCAGGGCGGAAAAATCGAAACCGTCAAGTTCCGCTGA